The stretch of DNA TGCCGTGAGTTTTGAGGTTTATTCAAAAGGTAAGCAATGTGACcttgataatattttggGGTTAGTTTACAATTCATTAATCTCATAAATGAAACGACTTGTGACATACCATAGCTTGTGACTTTCCCATATGgtatttgaaaaactaTTGAATATACTCCAAAATGAAATGCTTTACTTTCATCTGTCAACCTCATAATAGTGGTAGTTGGGTTtaagaaattaatgaacaatttgaaaaaggaCACGCCCCAAAATTATTGTCAGTTCTTTTTAACTCAACTCATTATATTAAACTAAATACTTGATCCTTTGATTTCGCTATTATATTTACGAAAAAGAATTCTTCTATTACTGTCCATCCCATATATTATGAAGAGCTGACatgattaaaaaaaagtttgtCCTAAATTATACACATTTGTGCAAACTAAATAGATTTATATACAAGTTATGTTTGAATAGCATGATATCTCTTACCTCTGAAACCGAAAAGTCTACTGTTCAAATTCAAAGGATTCGTAGGGTCAGTTACTCTTATATCGTATTTTGTACAAGCAAATTTATTTGGAGTATCATTCAAGATTATATCCATTTCTGGGTATAATTCGTGATTCTTCAACCATTCAATGTCTTTCGTTAATTCTTGTTCGTGGTAACCACTAATGAAAACAGGGCATTTCGACTCCAACAATCCCTTCAACGACTTGTCCCAATGTATCTGATCAGCAGATTGGAAATTAGGATGGAAACAGAAGAAAATATCCAAATATGGATCAAATGGGAAAAGATCGCCCATATCATACAACTCATTGAAAAACTTAGAGTGGTAGTGTAATGTTATTTGTTCGTCAAATCTTTGTACTAATGGCCTTCCATTTGAATCGCTGACAGGAGTGAACTTTTGCAACTTTTTATCATAGTAAGCTTCTGGAccaattaaatgaatttcaaattcagtGTTAGGGAATAAATAACCAAATTGTTTCCATATGTAGCCTGGCAACATTCCTTCCATTCTTGGTCCAATCAAAAAGATTCTCATTGGTCTTTCTTTGAATGCAATTTCAGCAGCATTGTCGTCTGAATTGGTTGATGCGGCGTTAGTTGATGATTTTCCAAGTTGTGGTGGATACAAGGTGTATCTCAATGCCCCCAAAGACTTGGCCCCTTCTAATGTCAAAGGTCCCTTTGGTTCCAATTGTAAAGGTGAAAATTTATGTAAAATCGAGGCAATAGTAATTGGATACGTCAAAACTTTAGTTGCTGCTgctaaattgaattcatcATTCATGGGTGGGAAATCCCTTGTGTAAAAAAATGAGTCCCAGTCACTAATATTAACCATAAAATctctttcttgttttttggGAAAGGCAAATTCAGCAAATTTTCTCCCTGACCTCAAGTCATGTTCGTAAAGGTtaacttttttcaatttttcatatacTTTTGACTCGTGATATTGTTTGTCTTGCTCCCATGCTTCCTTCGAGTGATGTGTAGGAATACCTGAATATGGGCAAACAAAGTTGACTGGTTTTGAGGTGACGGGACATAAAGCTTGGGCTCTAATCATTGCTGCACGTTCACGAATATCTTCATATGGAGATTCATCCCATGTATACAACGGACGTTCAATCACTTTATTCTTTGAATCATCCATGGCTAACATTTTCCAGAAAAAGGAGAGTTGTCTTTTGGTAcatattgatgatttagcCAACCTAGGTATTATACAATGGTGGGTTGAAAGCATAGCCAAAAggataaattaaaatagGCTGATGAGTAGGTTAGTGTAAAATGATCctgaaattaaaacaagctgtatataaaaaagaagaaacaataaaaatttgCTATCTTTGACACTTGAACAAATCGTACTATCTAATATCTAATAAACACGGGTTAGCCTATTTcgaaaaattttcaataagcagatttaattttttttgttttgtctttttttctttaatttaaGTTGTTTAGCACTACTATTATTCAGatcacacacacacacacaagtaaaattcaaatcccATTGTCGGCCAATTTCCACGACTTATTTAGAATCGCTCCGATATCGTATATACGAACTACCCTATGTTTATATAGAAACTGACAAACTACTAATTACAAAGGTAAAAATACTTTGAAATAcactttttgattttttttattaaatttaatgcttattcaattcttgtacAGAGTATTTCTGAGACACCTTCTTCAAGGTTAGTCCTTTTAAATTCCGGCAACAGGCACAACTTAGGAACGTTTATGTGTAACTCATATTGACATGTTCTTATCTCTgttaattcaacaatttcaagtATATGGTCACATCTATAAATGGTGTCAATGGTACGTGGTTCTCCTGTCAAATCACAAACTTCTCCTAACAATCTTTGACTTATTGTGCGTTCTTTAGTATCAAACTCGAATTCTAATGGCAGTGTTTGCTTCAGGAAATTGCCTAATGTATATACATGATTTGGAGAATGGGGTTTATGAATTCCGCTTATAAAATCATCCAAATTCTCATGGAATTGAATAACGTTGATTCCATGGCAATAGCCTATAGTCCAATAATTTGCATGCAAgttgaaagaaaatacGCAACTGGTACCTTCGACAAAGGATTCCGATATCAAGTCAATAGCTCGCGATTTCAATTCATGAACTGACATGGTGGGCTTGGGTTTTGTTGGTGccatttttttggttcttGGCAACTGGCATAAATATGATGTGATGTTTCCGTCATTGGCGCCATTTGCAATTGACAATATTTCATAATTACCATGTGTAACATTTCCGTCCTCTGATCCCAAATAGCTTCGGGCCACTTCATCCAGGATAGTAGTATCTAGGAATACCACTTTGCTCTTGAGTTGGTGTGATGTTAAGTCAGCAAATATgcttttgaaaatgaaccATAGATATACAAGTGAAGTCCAATTCATTGTTGTGCTAATTGTGGGGTTTGTGGTGCTAGAAAGAGAGAAGTAGTTTGGGTCTATGGTCCATTTTCAGGTTGTAGCATACTCGATTAACAACACAGCAAATTGTGTCGTACACGAGTTCTCATATTAAGAAGAAACGGGACATTTTTACTTAGCCCCTTCCATATAGTATATTACGTGTGCTTTGCGACAAATTTATATGAAACAATTGTTGTTCTAATAAGACATTCTAACTCGGGAAGGTACTCTATTATCGATAGCCAGTTGCTAACACTGATCAATCTAAAATAATTTGCTCTAAATGTGTGTATAACGACAGTCGTgtaatgaaacaaaatcGTTAACAAAAAGAATACGGTAATTCCGTGTTTTTAGTGCGGTGTCAATTTTGGTCGTGTTTTTCTCAGTGTATATATAGTGTAgttcatcaatatttataattgaaaaaccaCTTAGTACACACACCATTAGCTTCAATCACACAACCCAAACCTTTAGAAATGAATAgtaatttcaaaagatTCCGGGTTTTGTTGGAGTCAAATCTTCCTAATTTACAGAATGAAAAGTCAATGATTGAAATAAATGACCGAACTACGGTTAAGCAACTCAAGCAATTAATAATAGCTAAGAATGACGAAGGTTCTGTCACACGTACATTTATAGaacaaataaaactatCATACGAAGGGAATATAATACCAACCTCATTTCAAGAAGAGGAAGCTAGTGTTTATGAATTGTTGGGATTGAATCAAGAGCTTTTGGAACAGAATAACAGTGtcataaaattgaaacttaCAAAGCATGAACATGTAAATGGAACTGGTGGGTTGTTGAGCAGAGAATTTTGGAAGGACTTTCAGTCAAATGATAGATTTAGATTTCTCCCTGCCACCAATGACTCTTTACAGCAACCCAATTTGGCGCTGTCGAATTCAGTGCCATTAGAATCAACATCAGATTTGTCTGCTGCAAGAAGCACAACAAATCCAACTGCTACTAGCTCATCCTCAGAACAAGGAATTGATAGTGATATTTCAACATCACCAACCTCGGCTAACCCAGTACCTTCACCTTCAAATTATGAAACGCTGGTGCCAAGTCAACAAGACTCTATTCCATTTGTCAATAATCCATCAGAGTCTTCAACTCCTAACATAGACCCCATTAAACCTGCCAGTATTCAGGTACGTGGTGGATCCACATGGGAAATGGAGGGAACATCGTACGATACTATGGTTGAACAGCATTCagggaaaaaaattctAGTGAAACAGGATGACTTGTCTAATGTTGAGTATGAACTTACTTTGAAAGTAGACAATATTGTGAAGAAAGTAAGCTTGGGTACAGCACAATGCATTGTTGTGGATAACGGCTTGCACGATCCTTATCTACTACTCGGTCCTATGGGTGCAGCAAAAGTTCACAAGGTGTTTAAACTGGCTTCTGGTGAGCCATTGATTCAAAAAGTACTAGTAATGATGTATGATATTGGTAGTGACCTGGAATCAGAATCTAATGAACAAGCCGTTCCAGGTGACGCTAATAACattgatgttgaagatgCTGAAATTGACGATCTTATGGATAGATTATACACCAACGGAAGACTGCTTCTTATAACTATGGTTAAACTCacttttgttttatatttgatgGGGTTCAGACTCAATCAACATATGATGAATTATTGGTTTCATTATGCGGTTTTACTAGTTTTACTTTTCCATGCATATGTTCTACTTTGTACAGGTGCAAACAGAGTCATTCGATTTGGTGGCAACGTGAACGATGTATCCATTATGATGGATCGAGTCGTTCGGACTTGTGTGAGAAGAACTTCTGAATTAGAATTGGTCCAATCACGAGATCCTGCTTGGTTGAAGACGGTGAAGTTGAATTTTGAGAATATTTGGAAAGACAGTTTGTTATTTGGATTATGTATTTTTCCTTCAATGCAAGCTAGGGTTTTCCATCAATTAAGCTTGGCTGAGGAAGACGTTTCTATTTATGAAGAATTGGTTGAGCCTAATGAAGTGGTGGATCTGGTTGAAATTTGAATCTATTTGTAAGCATTTATAGTTAGtattgaacaaaaagaatgaagtattgaatttttataGAAAATATGACTAGTAACATGATTCTGTTTATGAAAACTAGCGATTACATGCCTTTCATCTGGATTGACTGTTTCTTTGGATTTGAGTATTGCATAAGATCTGATTCCGCCagttacaaaaaaaaattaaagcTCGCGAGTACTATCAACAAAACTACAATATCCAGTTCACTTTGTTCCTTCTGTTTTCCAGTCTTGTACTGATTCTACACATTTTCTTGACACTCATGTCCACATCTTCTTTTGAATCGGCTGCTTATCCAAGTACAGTTCCTGCTCTTTCAACAGCAAACATGAACAATTCAGGTAATGTCAGTGCCAATCTGTCAGTAACAAAGGACAGTGGAAATACGACAATTGGCGGAAGTGGTGATATACCAGCAACTTCAGACAAAAAGCAATCGGTGTTTGATATTGCAGAAAATATAGAGAAGGATCTAAATAAAATGTTAGAGCAACTTAATCAAACAGACGTCGAGATTAATAAAAGAATAGATGTTGCCTTGAAAAAAGTTACTTCATTATAtgataaattcaattgattggaTTTGTGTTAACAGCTTGTTTAGAATGATCTATAGGTTATGAATGCATGCTAGTGTTAGattgtttatttaatattaatgtATGACTTCAGAGTGATGGAATATAAACTTTCTTTACCTGAGATTGAGCGTGTACACGCCTAGTTGTGAATAGTGAATTAGAACGAAGTTATTATTCACAAGATATATATTGAAACTCCTTCCCTTCTATATAATTGATATCCTGGGATGTTGGTATTTCATACCCTTTATTATACTACACAATATAATTTAGTTCTGTCATCACCTGATGTGTGatggaaaaattttccattCTCATAATAACCATCATTTTCATAGATCAGTTTCTGACACAAAATAGTGCACAAACCAACACAGGGTATTACAATTTTTTAggaatcaaataatattcGGTGAGacaaagcaaaaaaaaaaaatgatgtataacaaaaataaaacttcTCTGGACCTCATATTCTATTTCAGACATCAATTCTAAAAATGGCACCAAAACGGTCAAAGAATCAACTACGAAGAGAGAAACTAAAGCAGAGGAAATTGGAAAAGCAAGCAGAGGAACCTGATAAAAGTGTCAACGTAGAAGAACCAAAGACAGGGCCAAATAGCACAACAATCAGTATACAAATTGACGATGATCCATTGTATgaacaatttcaatcagtattgaacaaattcaataatcctcaagaaattgaaattaccaAACAAGAAAGTACAGAAGATTCCAAGGATTTGGTTTATCAAAATGGAGACTCATCGGAAAACGAACTGGATGATGAAGACAGCAGTGACGAGAATGATGAGGAAACgcaaaaacaacaacaacagcttTCAAAACGTCAATTACGtatacaaaacaaaattccattagcaaaattgaaatcatcgGTGAAATCCCCTCAAGTTGTTGAATGGTACGATGTGGACTCCAAAGACCCCTATTTACTAATTGCAATGAAATCCCAACCGAATATAATCCCGGTCCCATCACATTGGAGTTCGAAAAGGAATTACTTGTCTTCACGTAGAGGTATAGAAAAATTACCATATCAGTTACCCAAATATATTCAAGCAACAGGAATTTCAGAAATGAGATCAGGTGGACGTGATCACAGGACATTGcgtcaacaacaaagagaaaaagtTCAACCCAAAATGGGTAAACTAGATATGGATTATGAAAAGTTATACCAAGCTTTTTCTAAGTTCCAAATAAAACCAAGAGTTTTTCCCTATGGTGAATTATTTGAGGAAGGTAAACATTCCAATGATGAACTTGTTACTAAAGCTGCCAAAATTAAACCTGGTATTATTTCATTGGAAATGAGACTGGCATTAAGTATGCCACAGAATGATGGGACTATTCCACCAGCTTGGGTTACCATCATGAGAGATATAGGGAAACCTCCCTCTTACAAGGACTTGGTTATACCTGGACTAGATATTAAATATAGTAATGCAGGGTATAAGGATAGAAATAGCGATTCTAGACgggaaaaattgaaacattgGGGAGCACTAAATACTGCTATTGAGTCTTCAGATGgagaagatgatgaagaagatgacgaTGGGCAAGATGAGGAATCTAGTGTTGCTACTGATTCTATTGAGGTAAACACCACATTTTATCCAttggaagaagatgaagtgTCTGAAGAGCCATCGTTGAATGATATACTTGCAGGGTTGTCAAGTGCTAATGATAAACCTaaagaagagaagaaattgtataaaattattgaagaGAGGAAAGTTACAGATGATGATTCGTTGACAGGATATACATATGACTTGAAAAATGATAGCGTCGAGGAATATTCAGAAAATGAGGATTCCAAAAACTCTGAGGACACCAAGAATTCTGAGGAAGAACCTGAAGATTTTAAATTCTAAATAGTTATATAATTTTATGAAAATCTATTAAAATCGGTActtaaatcaaaattagaTTCCAATGGATTTAAATAATGCAGAATGTCTGAATCTATTCCCTGAAAAATCTGCTCTAAGCTGATTATGCCATTAAATTCATTGTTTGCGGTAAATGGATTGTCAACTGAATTTACAGGTGACGGATCTTGTGACTCAATGGTAGTGTTTGTTTTTATGGGAGACTCGTTGTGTGATTTGGGTACATCTAGATTCTCtatttctttgtctttattttgaaatattatcTTTACAACATCGAAATTCATGGGGCCATTATTCTCCACGCTGTCGGATTTGATATACTTTTGTGATAAAATTAACCATTTCTCAATTTTGTTTAGCACAACCTTCATTTTGGAACAAACCAATGagtttttcattaaattgTCATTGATTACTCTAGACACTTTGGTAAAATATGATTCAACATCTATTTCAAGATCtttaaaattttggaatttcaaaattagtCTTAATCTTACTAGCAAGATTAAGGCGTGCATGGGACGATAGTACAAGACTGAAGgaatattaataatgttGTTATTTAGCCTTAcaaattgatcaacaaGACTTTCACACAGtgtaattaattttataatcatttttaaaCAGAATTGCCTTTCATTTGAACTTGGTATTTCGTCTGCATAGTTCGGTGTTATTTCATCAGATTGATTAAACACCCCACTAACTAAATTGTCATAAATCACAAccaataaatgaaaatactGAATTTGTAAAGCTAATGCTTGTTTTGTAGATGTAAATCCACTTTGATCTAATATTTGTGATAATCTCTGCTCGTATTTTCTGAGGGCACGTTTGATATTCAGCAATGATATTCTTGATCTATTCACGGCTAAGTTAATCTGGTCTACAAAATCTAGTATCTCATGACCAGTAAAAACCAATTCTGcaaaataacaaatataTCTGTCTTCTAGAGTTGGTAGTTGATTGGAAGAAGTTTCCAATAATCGATTCATGGCAATTTGATGGCTTTGAGTCCATGTCACAACTTTGAATCTTCTCACTGATAATTCCAATGATCCACAGCTGCAGTAAACACTTAGTAATGCCCTTAAATTGTTTCTCAATTCGGATTCTTCATCTAAATGAATTTCgaaacaattttttggaAGCTCATTCAACCCCATACACAATGCAATATTCGATGCAGTTaaagaattcaattgatttcgAAAATGTCCTAGTTTGATAGGTGGAAGACACCAAGACGACAGAATCAAGCAAACgtaaatcaattggataTTAAACTGTTCACATTTCACATACACTTCATGAGCAATAAACGAATAAAGATAATAACTCAATAGGTTACATAGCTTTAGATTATCTTTCAGTATTGGTGTTGTTCCaagattattatcattcaaCACAGTAACGAAAATACATgcaatcaacaataatggGAATTTCTCAAGCATATAGTcgaaattttttaattttcgAGACAATGGGATTGTGGGATAATAGGGTAATATTTCATTCAAGAAGAAGTCAAGTCTAGTTTTAACTTCAGCTAAAGTAAGATAATTATACCGATAAATCAACTCTTTTGCTAGATTTTTACTGTAAGGGATATAAGGAAATTCATTAGAT from Candida albicans SC5314 chromosome R, complete sequence encodes:
- a CDS encoding uncharacterized protein (Ortholog(s) have oligosaccharide binding activity and role in ER-associated ubiquitin-dependent protein catabolic process, endoplasmic reticulum unfolded protein response, retrograde protein transport, ER to cytosol), encoding MNWTSLVYLWFIFKSIFADLTSHQLKSKVVFLDTTISDEVARSYLGSEDGNVTHGNYEILSIANGANDGNITSYLCQLPRTKKMAPTKPKPTMSVHELKSRAIDLISESFVEGTSCVFSFNLHANYWTIGYCHGINVIQFHENLDDFISGIHKPHSPNHVYTLGNFSKQTSPLEFEFDTKERTISQRLLGEVCDLTGEPRTIDTIYRCDHILEIVELTEIRTCQYELHINVPKLCSLPEFKRTNLEEGVSEILCTRIE
- a CDS encoding U2 snRNP complex subunit (Protein with a predicted role in assembly of U2 snRNP into the spliceosome; Spider biofilm induced) codes for the protein MAPKRSKNQLRREKLKQRKLEKQAEEPDKSVNVEEPKTGPNSTTISIQIDDDPLYEQFQSVLNKFNNPQEIEITKQESTEDSKDLVYQNGDSSENESDDEDSSDENDEETQKQQQQLSKRQLRIQNKIPLAKLKSSVKSPQVVEWYDVDSKDPYLLIAMKSQPNIIPVPSHWSSKRNYLSSRRGIEKLPYQLPKYIQATGISEMRSGGRDHRTLRQQQREKVQPKMGKLDMDYEKLYQAFSKFQIKPRVFPYGELFEEGKHSNDELVTKAAKIKPGIISLEMRSALSMPQNDGTIPPAWVTIMRDIGKPPSYKDLVIPGLDIKYSNAGYKDRNSDSRREKLKHWGALNTAIESSDGEDDEEDDDGQDEESSVATDSIEVNTTFYPLEEDEVSEEPSLNDILAGLSSANDKPKEEKKLYKIIEERKVTDDDSLTGYTYDLKNDSVEEYSENEDSKNSEDTKNSEEEPEDFKF
- a CDS encoding uncharacterized protein (Ortholog of C. dubliniensis CD36 : Cd36_35095, C. parapsilosis CDC317 : CPAR2_200710, Candida tenuis NRRL Y-1498 : CANTEDRAFT_112338 and Debaryomyces hansenii CBS767 : DEHA2G06094g), which produces MSTSSFESAAYPSTVPALSTANMNNSGNVSANSSVTKDSGNTTIGGSGDIPATSDKKQSVFDIAENIEKDLNKMLEQLNQTDVEINKRIDVALKKVTSLYDKFN
- the FGR34 gene encoding Fgr34p (Protein lacking an ortholog in S. cerevisiae; transposon mutation affects filamentous growth): MNSNFKRFRVLLESNLPNLQNEKSMIEINDRTTVKQLKQLIIAKNDEGSVTRTFIEQIKLSYEGNIIPTSFQEEEASVYELLGLNQELLEQNNSVIKLKLTKHEHVNGTGGLLSREFWKDFQSNDRFRFLPATNDSLQQPNLASSNSVPLESTSDLSAARSTTNPTATSSSSEQGIDSDISTSPTSANPVPSPSNYETSVPSQQDSIPFVNNPSESSTPNIDPIKPASIQVRGGSTWEMEGTSYDTMVEQHSGKKILVKQDDLSNVEYELTLKVDNIVKKVSLGTAQCIVVDNGLHDPYLLLGPMGAAKVHKVFKSASGEPLIQKVLVMMYDIGSDSESESNEQAVPGDANNIDVEDAEIDDLMDRLYTNGRSLLITMVKLTFVLYLMGFRLNQHMMNYWFHYAVLLVLLFHAYVLLCTGANRVIRFGGNVNDVSIMMDRVVRTCVRRTSELELVQSRDPAWLKTVKLNFENIWKDSLLFGLCIFPSMQARVFHQLSLAEEDVSIYEELVEPNEVVDSVEI
- the ZCF39 gene encoding Zcf39p (Zn(II)2Cys6 transcription factor; mutants are viable; filament induced; required for yeast cell adherence to silicone substrate; Spider biofilm induced) produces the protein MSTDTTANDEGKNEFSKQWRQSRACTRCRRFKKKCSFENPSFKSCARCFKNGYECSFNEDPAMQPSRKKKRKIQIDDNTHSSIANQLLSTSENTLKLLPEKLNDLSEDSIQHLISNYESIMDKLKSKIKPDTSNEFPYIPYSKNLAKELIYRYNYLTLAEVKTRLDFFLNEILPYYPTIPLSRKLKNFDYMLEKFPLLLIACIFVTVLNDNNLGTTPISKDNLKLCNLLSYYLYSFIAHEVYVKCEQFNIQLIYVCLISSSWCLPPIKLGHFRNQLNSLTASNIALCMGLNELPKNCFEIHLDEESELRNNLRALLSVYCSCGSLELSVRRFKVVTWTQSHQIAMNRLLETSSNQLPTLEDRYICYFAELVFTGHEILDFVDQINLAVNRSRISLSNIKRALRKYEQRLSQILDQSGFTSTKQALALQIQYFHLLVVIYDNLVSGVFNQSDEITPNYADEIPSSNERQFCLKMIIKLITSCESLVDQFVRLNNNIINIPSVLYYRPMHALILLVRLRLILKFQNFKDLEIDVESYFTKVSRVINDNLMKNSLVCSKMKVVLNKIEKWLILSQKYIKSDSVENNGPMNFDVVKIIFQNKDKEIENLDVPKSHNESPIKTNTTIESQDPSPVNSVDNPFTANNEFNGIISLEQIFQGIDSDISHYLNPLESNFDLSTDFNRFS
- the MSS51 gene encoding Mss51p (Putative mRNA maturation factor; fungal-specific (no human or murine homolog)) encodes the protein MLSTHHCIIPRLAKSSICTKRQLSFFWKMLAMDDSKNKVIERPLYTWDESPYEDIRERAAMIRAQALCPVTSKPVNFVCPYSGIPTHHSKEAWEQDKQYHESKVYEKLKKVNLYEHDLRSGRKFAEFAFPKKQERDFMVNISDWDSFFYTRDFPPMNDEFNLAAATKVLTYPITIASILHKFSPLQLEPKGPLTLEGAKSLGALRYTLYPPQLGKSSTNAASTNSDDNAAEIAFKERPMRIFLIGPRMEGMLPGYIWKQFGYLFPNTEFEIHLIGPEAYYDKKLQKFTPVSDSNGRPLVQRFDEQITLHYHSKFFNELYDMGDLFPFDPYLDIFFCFHPNFQSADQIHWDKSLKGLLESKCPVFISGYHEQELTKDIEWLKNHELYPEMDIILNDTPNKFACTKYDIRVTDPTNPLNLNSRLFGFRGKRYHAIQT